GCCCAGGCCCACCACACCGCAAGACATCGTCTCGGTGACGCGGCAGGCCGGGTCGTGGCAGGGGCACGGCACCGCCACCGTCGGCGACATCCCGAGCGAGACCGGGCGCTTCCACATCCGCTGGGAAACCACCAACGAGGCCCCGGCCGGCACCGGCACCTTCAAGCTGACCATGCGCAGCGCCATTAGCGGCCGACCCCTGCAATTGGTCGCTGATCACAAGGGCGTGGGCACCGGTACCGCCGATTACGACGAAGGCCCCAGGACCTACGATTTCCTCGTCGAATCGGACAATGTGGACTGGAGTTTCCAGGTGGACGAGACGACCGGCGCCTATTCGTCCCCGATGCCGTCCCAATCGCCCGGGAGACGATAATTTTGAGTATTCTTGTCGGGTGTCTCACACCCCTTTTTCCCGTCTTGTCTTAGTCCTGTCTACCCTGGCCGCGGCAGCCGCCTGCCGTACGGCCTCTACCGGTTCCGCGCCCACCACCCAGATTCTGCAGCCCGGCGCGCCGGGGCAGGAAACGCGCACCATCAGCACCGCCCAGGCCACCGACCTGTCGAAGGTCCGGTTCACGCCCGCCGACAGCAGGTTCATGCAGGGCATGATCGGCCACCATGCGCAGGCGGTGGAGATGGTCGCGCTGATTCCGTCGCGCACCCAGAACCAGTACATGAAGATGCTCGGTCAGCGCATCGATATCTCGCAGGCTGACGAGATGAACATGATGCGCAAGTGGCTCGAGGTCCGCGGCCAGGCCATTCCCGGCCCGCACTCGCACCACGAACCCGGCGGCATGATGCCGGGCATGCTGACCCCGGAAGAAATGACCGCCCTGGGCAACGCCAAGGGCGTCGAGTTCGACCGCCTCTTCCTGCTCGGCATGATCAAGCACCACATGGGCGCCATCACCATGGTGGACGAGCTGTTCAAGACGCCGGGCGCCGGCCAGGACGGCGAGATCTTCGCGTTCGCCTCGGATGTGGATTCCGACCAGCGCATGGAAATTGACCGGATGGGCGCAATGCTCAAGGAGCTGCAGAAATGAAATCGGTTGCCACGCAAGTCCTCGCGCTCTCCGCGGTCGTCTGCTCACTCGTCGCCGCTGGAAACGCCCAGCAGAAGCCGATGGATCCGAACGATCCGCGCACCGGCTTGAAGCCCGGGCTCCGCGACGCCGGTGTCGCGGCCCGCGGCATGGAGCTGGTCGCGACGCGCCCGCGGCCCGACGGCTTCTACGACCCGAAGAACCCCGCGGGTGAAGCGATGCCGCCCGAGCGGCCAGCCGGCGCCCCGGCACCGGCGCCGCCGCCGGCCCCGCCGGCCGCCGCGCCCGGCGCCCCTGCCGCGCCGCGCCCGCCCCAGGGCCCCGGCGCGCTCGACTTCGCCAACTCCGACATCGCCTTCAGCGGCCAGCGCATGGTGATCGGCAACTTCCACGGCTTCAACGCCTACGACATCGAGAGCGTGAAGAGCCCGCGGCTGCTGGCCTCCGTGGTCTGCCCCGGCGGGCAGGGCGACGTCTCGATTTACGGCAACCTGCTGTTCATGTCGGTCGAGCAGACCCGCGGCCGCATCGACTGTGGCGTGCAGGGCGTGGCGGAGCCGGTGAGCAAGGAACGCTTCCGCGGCGTCCGCATCTTCGACATCACCGACATCAGCAAGCCGAGGCAGGTCGCCGCGGTGCAGACCTGCCGTGGCTCGCACACCCACACGCTGGTGCCGAAAGACAAGCAGACGCTGTATGTCTACGGCTCCGGCACCGGCGGCGTGCGCTCGGGTGAGGAGCTGCAGGACTGCTCCGGCGGCGATCCCAAGGACAACCCCAACACGGCGCTCTTCAGCATCGACGTGATCGAAGTGCCGCTCGGCGCCCCCGAGAAGTCGCGCGTCGTCAACCGCCCGCGCATTTTCGCGGACGAGAAGAGCGGCGCCATCGCCGGCTTGTTCGCGGGCGGCGACCACGGCCCCGGCACGCAGCGCACCAGCACCACCAACCAGTGCCACGACATCACGGTGTTCCCGGAAGTGGGCCTGGCCGCCGGCGCCTGCTCGGGCAACGGCATCCTGCTCGACATCTCGGATCCGGCCAACCCGAAGCGGCTCGATTCCGCCAGCGACAAGAACTTCGCCTACTGGCACTCGGCCACCTTCAACAACGACGGCACCAAGGTCATCTTCACCGATGAATGGGGCGGCGGCACGCGGCCCCGTTGCCGCGCCACCGACCTCCCCAACTGGGGCGCCAACGCCATTTTCGACATCGCCGACAGGAAGCTGAAGTTCGCCGGCTACTACAAGATGCCGGCGGCGCAGACCGAGACGGAAAACTGCGTCGCGCACAACGGCTCGCTGATCCCGGTGCCCGGCCGCGACATCATGGTGCAGGGCTGGTACCAGGGCGGCGTCTCGGTGTTCGACTTCACCGATTCGGCCAACCCGGTGGAGATTGCCTACTTCGACCGCGGCCCGCTCGACGCCAAGAACCTGATCGTCGGCGGTTACTGGTCCACCTACTGGTACAACGGCAGCCTCTACGGCTCCGAAATCGCGCGCGGCATGGACATCTTCAAGCTGCTGCCGACCCAGTCCCTCTCGCAGAACGAGATCGACGCCGCCGTGCAATGGCGCGCGACCGAGTTCAACGCGCAGAACCAGCCGCTGGTGAAGTTCGAACCCACCTCGGTGGTGGCCCGCGCGTATCTCGATCAACTGAACCGCTCGAAGAGCATCTCGGCGGAACGCGCCAAGGCCGTGAGTGATGGTCTCGCCAAGGTGGACGAACTGCGCACCGGCAAGGAACGCTCCGCCGCCGCCGCGCTCGACGGCCTGGATGCCGTGGCCGCCCAGGTCGCCGCGGATGCCAAGGCCGCCAAGGGCCGCGACGCCATTCGTTTGCAAGCCTTGTCCGACACGTTGAAGGGCCGCGCAGCGCGGCTTCGGTAATGTAGCCTCCGCCTTCAGGCGGAGCTTTCGAGGTTGATATGAGAACAGTGAAATTGGTTGTGGCCGGGGCAATCGTCATCTCGTCCATCGCCGCCGGGCAGGCGCAACAGCCGGCCGCACCAGCGCAGCCACCCGCCGCGGCACCCGCCCGGCCACCGCAGCAGCCGGAGCCGGTGCCGCCCGCCGACCTGCCGCGGCCGTCGACCACTGATCCGCGCGCCAACTTGAAGCCAGGCGCCGTCGGCTCAAAGGCCGCCGAGGCCGCGTGGAACATGGAGCTGACGGCGAACCTGCCGAAGCCCGAAGGCTTCTACGACGCGACGCAGCCGCTCGGCACGCCGCCGGCCGCGCCGCCGGCCGCCGGCGCACCGCGGACGCCGCCCAACCCCAACGCGCTCGGGTTCACCAACTCGGACCTCGCGTTCAGCGGCAACCACGTCGTGGTCGGCAACTACCACGGCTTCAACACCTACAACATCGAGCGCGCCAACAAGCCGCAACTGATCGCCTCGGTGGTCTGCCCAGGCGGCCAGGGCGACGTGTCGATCTGGGGCAACCTGCTGTTCATGTCGGTGGAACAGACGCGCGGCCGCCTCGACTGCGGCCTGCAGGGCGTGACCGAAACGGTGAGCAAGGAACGCTTCCGCGGCGTCCGCATCTTCGACATCACCGACCTGCAGAAGCCGAAGCAGGTCGCGGCCGTGCAGACGTGCCGCGGCTCGCACACGCACACGCTGGTTCCCGATCCGAAAGACAAGGGCCACATCTTCTTGTACGCGTCGGGCACGGGCGGCGTGCGCTCGGGTGAGGAACTCGAGGGCTGCTCCGGCAAGGATGCGAAAGAGGATCAGAACACGTCGCTGTTCAGCATCGACGTGATCGAAGTGCCGATCGCGACGCCCGAGAAGTCGCGCATCGTCAACCAGCCGCGCCTGTTCGCCAGCGACAACAACATCGCCGGCCTGTGGGCGGGTGGCGATCACGGCCCCAACACGCAGCGCACCAGCACCACCAACCAGTGCCACGACATCACCGTGTATTCGGAGATCGGCCTCGCGGCCGGCGCCTGCTCGGGCAACGGCATCCTGATGGACATCAAGGACCCGCGCAACCCGAAGCGACTCGACTTCGTCGCCGACAAGGGCTTCGCCTACTGGCACTCGGCGACGTTCAACAACGACGGCACCAAGGTGGTGTTCACCGACGAGTGGGGCGGCGGCGGCCGTCCGCGCTGCCGCGCGGTCGATCCCCTGACCTGGGGCGCCGACGCCATCTACGACATCGTCGACAACAAGCTGGTGTTCAAGGGCTACTACAAGATGCCGGCGGCGCAGACCGAACAGGAAAACTGCGTGGCCCACAACGGCTCGCTGATCCCCGTCCCCGGCCGCGACATCATGGTGCAGTCGTGGTACCAGGGCGGCGTCTCGGTGTTCGACTTCACCGACTCTGAGAAGGCCAAGGAGATTGCCTACTTCGACCGCGGTCCGATCAACGGCGCCGGCATGGTGTCGGGCGGCTACTGGTCGTCGTACTGGTACAACGGCAACATCTACGGCTCCGAGATCGCGCGCGGCATCGACGTGTTCCGCCTGAAGCCCAGCGAGCACCTGTCGCAGAACGAGATCGACGCGGCCATGCAGTTCCGTCTGCAGGAGTTCAACTCGCAGAACCAGCCCAAGGTGGCGTGGCCGGCCTCGTCTGCGGTCGCCAGGGCCTACCTGGATCAGTTGAACCGCAACAAGGGCATCTCGGCCGAGCGTTCGAGTGCCGTGCTGAGCGGCCTGTCGAAGGTTGACCAGTTGCGCACGGGTAAAGAGGGCAACGCCAAGGCGTCGCTCGAGGCGCTCGATGCGGTGGCGGCACAGGTCGAAGGGGACGCGAAGACGGCCACCGGCCGCGACGCAATGCGTCTGAAGGCCCTCGCCGAAACCCTCAAGGGCCGCGCCGCGGCTCTCCGCTAAGACCGGGCCTGGCACGGTTACATCGAACTCGAAGCAGTTCTTGCGATGTTCGCAGAAACTGCCACGAAATCGATGTAACCGTGCCAGGCCCCATTACCTAGCGCGGCGAAGCGACGAAGACGCGGTTGAGCACCGCCGCCAGCCGCACCCCTCCCAACGCCAGCCGTTCATCCACCACCGGAATCTGTTTCCGGTAGTACTCCTCGTCGATGTTGGTGTCGGGCTTGACCAGCGCCGCCTTGCCGAGCGCCCACGATTGCTCCGCCCACTGCGCCGGCGTGCCCGGCGCCTGCACCGCCCACCGGTTCTGCGCGATCAGCTTCTCGAGCACCGCCCCGTAGGCGCCGTCGTCCAGCGCGCGGCGGGCGATCAGGCGGCTGTCCCAGACCGAATGCAGGTTGCACGGGAGCGGCGGCCTCGCCGGGGCGGTGCCGAGCGGAGCCGCGGGACCGCAGTTGGACTCGCCGAACACGCGGACGTGCACGTCGTTGCCGCCGCGGCCGACCCCGAGCGCGTGAAACGGCTGGTGCAGGTCACCGATGAAGTGCACCAGGAACTTCAGCGCGGTGGCGCGGTCGGCGCGATCGAGCGACAGGTCAGCGGTGCGCTGTTCGAAATAGGCAATGCGATCGACGACGCAGTCGCGCCACTTGTCGGCACGGGCGCCCGCCGCCGTGCCGGGCTGCCGCGGGCAATCGCGATCGCGGTCGTAGCCGGCGGCGTCTGGCGGGATGTTCAGGTAGTGCCAGTACGACGTCTGCACGTGATCGGTCGTTTGGAAATCGGCCCAACTGGAGACGTCGGCCAGACTCTGGC
This sequence is a window from Vicinamibacterales bacterium. Protein-coding genes within it:
- a CDS encoding S1/P1 nuclease; the protein is MRNRILGVLVATAMAGSATIVSGWGGQGHRLVGLVAANHLTPVAKQNVAWLLDGQSLADVSSWADFQTTDHVQTSYWHYLNIPPDAAGYDRDRDCPRQPGTAAGARADKWRDCVVDRIAYFEQRTADLSLDRADRATALKFLVHFIGDLHQPFHALGVGRGGNDVHVRVFGESNCGPAAPLGTAPARPPLPCNLHSVWDSRLIARRALDDGAYGAVLEKLIAQNRWAVQAPGTPAQWAEQSWALGKAALVKPDTNIDEEYYRKQIPVVDERLALGGVRLAAVLNRVFVASPR
- a CDS encoding DUF305 domain-containing protein, which codes for MSHTPFSRLVLVLSTLAAAAACRTASTGSAPTTQILQPGAPGQETRTISTAQATDLSKVRFTPADSRFMQGMIGHHAQAVEMVALIPSRTQNQYMKMLGQRIDISQADEMNMMRKWLEVRGQAIPGPHSHHEPGGMMPGMLTPEEMTALGNAKGVEFDRLFLLGMIKHHMGAITMVDELFKTPGAGQDGEIFAFASDVDSDQRMEIDRMGAMLKELQK